One part of the Tachysurus vachellii isolate PV-2020 chromosome 6, HZAU_Pvac_v1, whole genome shotgun sequence genome encodes these proteins:
- the hs3st1l1 gene encoding heparan sulfate (glucosamine) 3-O-sulfotransferase 1-like1 — protein MAALLGSVFLLVLQTYAAPPDFIQMWPSAPTSGPGYLDNETVTPSLVPPPGTSKHLPHSIIIGVRKGGTRALLEMLDIHPEVAAAATEVHFFDWDENYAKGLEWYRELMPYSYPNQITIEKTPGYFTSPSAPPRIHAMNSSMKLLLILRDPVERVISDYTQVYFNRLENHKPVHAIEDMLVRNGALNTRYKAIQRSLYDTYMRNWLLHFPLEQIHIVDGDTLIHNPLSELQKVEHFLELPPRIVASNFYFNQTKGFYCIRSDGRERCLHESKGRPHPPVNSTVLEQLRSYFRQHNHNFYQLVGRSFNWG, from the coding sequence ATGGCTGCCCTGCTGGGATCTGTGTTCCTTCTGGTCCTACAGACATATGCTGCACCTCCAGATTTTATCCAGATGTGGCCCAGTGCACCAACCTCAGGCCCTGGATATCTGGATAATGAGACAGTCACCCCATCCTTGGTGCCCCCACCTGGCACCAGCAAGCACCTCCCTCACAGCATTATCATTGGTGTCCGTAAAGGTGGCACGCGTGCTCTTCTGGAGATGCTGGACATTCACCCTGaagtagcagcagcagctacTGAAGTTCACTTCTTTGACTGGGATGAAAATTATGCCAAGGGCCTAGAGTGGTACCGTGAGCTTATGCCGTATTCATATCCTAACCAGATAACGATTGAAAAGACTCCAGGCTACTTCACCTCACCTTCAGCTCCACCCCGTATCCATGCCATGAACTCCTCAATGAAACTCCTGCTCATCTTGAGAGACCCGGTTGAGCGAGTGATCTCAGATTACACGCAGGTGTACTTCAATCGGCTGGAGAACCATAAGCCTGTTCATGCCATAGAGGACATGCTGGTCAGAAACGGGGCTCTTAACACACGCTACAAGGCCATTCAGCGCAGTCTCTACGACACGTATATGAGGAACTGGCTCCTTCACTTCCCTCTGGAACAGATCCACATTGTGGATGGGGACACGCTGATTCATAACCCTTTGTCAGAGCTGCAGAAGGTGGAGCATTTCCTCGAGCTGCCACCACGGATAGTGGCCTCCAACTTCTACTTCAACCAGACCAAGGGCTTCTACTGCATCCGCAGCGATGGGAGAGAAAGATGCCTGCACGAGTCCAAAGGGCGACCTCACCCTCCCGTGAACAGCACCGTTCTGGAGCAGCTCCGCTCCTACTTCCGCCAGCACAATCACAATTTCTACCAGCTGGTTGGACGCTCTTTTAACTGGGGCTAG